One window from the genome of [Mycobacterium] stephanolepidis encodes:
- the steA gene encoding putative cytokinetic ring protein SteA, translating into MNLTTMLTRSSSSRPGIVGTVRTDRDINRLLQRLNPGDIAVIDILDLDRITADALVDARVSAVVNASPSISGRYPNLGPEVLVANGIILIDSIGPEVFKKVKDGSTVRVHNGGIYNGDRRLIAGTPRTDADVHDLMTEAKTGLVAHLEAFSGNTIEFIRSESPLLIDGIGIPDVDIDLRNRHVIVVSDGTGAAYDLKNLKPFIKEYQPVLIGVGGGADILRKAGYRPLIVVGDPLLMSNDVLKSGAQVVLPADADGHAAGLERIQDLGVGAVTFPAAGSAADLALLLADHHGASLIVTVGHTASIEEFFDRERQQSNPSTFLTRLKVGAKLVDSKAVATLYRNRFSGGAIALLILAVLVAVITMLWVTSAGDSAAEWLLAYWNRLTVWVQNLVS; encoded by the coding sequence ATGAACTTGACCACGATGCTTACACGAAGCAGCAGCTCCAGGCCCGGCATCGTCGGAACAGTGCGTACCGACAGGGACATCAACAGGCTGCTGCAACGCCTCAATCCGGGTGATATCGCCGTCATCGACATCCTCGATCTGGATCGCATCACGGCCGATGCTCTGGTGGACGCGCGGGTGAGTGCCGTCGTCAACGCTTCGCCGTCGATCTCCGGCCGGTACCCGAATCTGGGCCCCGAGGTGCTCGTCGCCAACGGCATCATCCTCATCGACAGCATCGGACCCGAGGTCTTCAAAAAGGTCAAGGACGGCTCCACGGTTCGCGTGCACAACGGCGGCATCTACAACGGTGATCGCCGTCTGATCGCGGGAACTCCGCGCACCGATGCGGACGTGCACGACCTGATGACAGAGGCGAAGACCGGATTGGTCGCGCACCTGGAGGCCTTCTCCGGCAACACCATCGAATTCATCCGCAGTGAGAGCCCGCTGCTGATCGACGGCATCGGCATCCCGGACGTCGATATCGACCTGCGCAACCGACACGTCATCGTGGTGTCCGACGGTACTGGTGCGGCGTATGACCTGAAGAACCTCAAGCCTTTCATCAAGGAGTACCAACCGGTTCTCATCGGGGTCGGGGGCGGTGCGGACATCCTGCGCAAGGCCGGGTACCGGCCGCTCATCGTGGTGGGCGACCCCCTGTTGATGAGCAACGATGTCCTGAAATCCGGTGCGCAGGTGGTGCTTCCCGCGGATGCCGACGGGCATGCCGCCGGGCTCGAGCGCATCCAGGACCTGGGAGTCGGGGCAGTGACCTTCCCGGCCGCGGGTTCGGCGGCGGACTTGGCGCTCCTGCTGGCCGATCATCACGGCGCATCGTTGATCGTCACCGTGGGCCACACAGCTTCCATCGAGGAGTTCTTCGATCGCGAACGCCAGCAATCCAATCCATCGACATTCCTGACCCGGCTCAAGGTCGGCGCCAAGCTGGTCGACTCCAAAGCCGTTGCGACGCTGTACCGCAACCGGTTCTCCGGCGGGGCCATCGCCTTGCTGATCCTCGCGGTACTGGTTGCCGTGATCACCATGCTGTGGGTCACCAGCGCAGGCGACAGCGCTGCGGAATGGCTGCTCGCATATTGGAACCGGTTGACGGTCTGGGTGCAGAACCTGGTCAGCTGA
- a CDS encoding copper transporter — protein sequence MITLRQHAISLAAVFLALAVGVILGSGLLNDTLLSGLRDDKRTQQRQIEDLNQDKNALGEKLNAASNFDATMASRMVSGALGDRKVVLITTPEADRADVDGIAQLIATAGGSVSGRIGLTDQFTDANQGERLRTIVNSSILPAGTALRTDVVDQGSQAGDLVGIVLQVPKDPAPPVTDEQRDIALSALRQSGFITYTDGQVSAGNLAVIVTGGALPNDAGNKGSTVARFAAALDRRGSGAVLAGRSGSADGIAAIAVTRADSSMASAASTVDDIEMASGRITTVLALREQSDSRSGRYGLGPGATSITVQ from the coding sequence GTGATTACCCTGCGCCAGCACGCAATATCCCTCGCCGCGGTTTTCCTCGCACTCGCGGTGGGCGTCATACTCGGTTCCGGTCTGCTCAACGACACGCTGCTGTCCGGTCTGCGCGACGACAAGCGCACCCAGCAGCGGCAGATCGAGGACCTGAATCAGGACAAGAATGCCCTGGGCGAGAAGCTCAACGCGGCAAGCAACTTCGATGCCACGATGGCATCTCGAATGGTCTCTGGCGCCCTAGGTGATCGCAAGGTCGTGCTGATCACCACTCCGGAGGCGGACCGCGCCGATGTCGACGGCATCGCGCAGCTGATCGCCACCGCGGGCGGATCGGTATCGGGCCGGATCGGGTTGACCGATCAATTCACCGATGCCAATCAAGGCGAACGACTGCGCACCATCGTGAACTCATCGATTCTGCCCGCCGGCACCGCGCTGCGCACCGATGTCGTGGACCAGGGATCGCAGGCGGGTGACCTGGTGGGCATCGTGCTGCAGGTCCCGAAAGACCCGGCGCCGCCGGTGACCGACGAGCAGCGCGACATCGCACTGTCGGCGCTGCGTCAGAGCGGGTTCATCACCTACACCGACGGACAGGTGTCGGCGGGGAACCTCGCGGTGATCGTGACCGGGGGAGCACTACCCAACGACGCCGGAAACAAGGGTTCCACCGTCGCGCGATTCGCCGCCGCACTGGATCGGCGCGGCTCCGGCGCCGTGCTCGCCGGACGCAGCGGATCGGCCGACGGCATCGCGGCGATCGCCGTGACCCGGGCCGACAGCTCCATGGCCTCGGCCGCGAGCACCGTCGACGATATCGAGATGGCCTCGGGTCGCATCACCACCGTCCTGGCGCTGCGTGAACAGTCCGACAGCCGCTCGGGCCGATACGGGCTGGGTCCCGGAGCTACCTCCATCACGGTGCAATAG
- a CDS encoding NUDIX domain-containing protein, with translation MSSGASGEGERHEFVTLESEPMYMGGILALRRDRVAMPGGGSAIREVVEHYGAVAVAAVDEVGRVALVHQYRHPLGHRLWELPAGLLDIAGEDTQLAAARELQEEAGVEATTWRVLVDAAASPGFTDEVVRVFLATGLSHPGRGESHDEEADMTVHWVPLAEAVSMVLAGEIVNAIAAAGILAAHVALAGHHTRASDAPWPDRPTAFAERKARM, from the coding sequence GTGAGTAGCGGGGCTTCCGGGGAGGGTGAACGCCACGAGTTCGTCACCCTGGAGTCCGAGCCCATGTACATGGGCGGCATTCTGGCGCTGCGCCGCGACCGTGTCGCGATGCCCGGCGGCGGAAGCGCGATCCGCGAGGTCGTCGAGCACTACGGGGCCGTCGCGGTCGCCGCGGTGGATGAGGTCGGGCGGGTCGCACTGGTGCATCAGTACCGCCATCCGCTCGGGCACCGGCTATGGGAACTGCCCGCCGGGCTGCTGGACATAGCGGGGGAGGACACCCAACTGGCGGCCGCACGCGAGCTGCAGGAAGAAGCGGGCGTCGAGGCGACCACCTGGCGGGTACTTGTGGACGCCGCCGCCTCACCCGGCTTCACCGACGAGGTGGTCAGGGTCTTTCTTGCCACGGGACTGTCGCATCCGGGCCGCGGCGAAAGTCATGACGAAGAGGCCGATATGACGGTGCACTGGGTGCCGCTGGCCGAGGCGGTGTCCATGGTGCTCGCCGGCGAGATCGTGAATGCTATTGCCGCGGCAGGCATTCTGGCCGCACATGTAGCCCTCGCCGGTCACCACACCCGCGCCTCGGACGCCCCCTGGCCGGACCGGCCTACGGCCTTTGCGGAACGTAAGGCGCGAATGTGA
- the xerD gene encoding site-specific tyrosine recombinase XerD has product MTVAVRLLDGEIQSYLDHLDVERGVAANTLSSYRRDLRRYQQHLADRKIDRLADVSESDVSDFVVTLRRGDPEHGVPELSASSAARALIAVRGLHRFAAIEGLVPTDVARAVKPPTPNRRLPKSLTVDQVEALLAAAGGGATDGPLDLRNRALLELLYSTGARISEAVGLDVDDVDVQARSALLWGKGGKQRLVPVGRPAVEALQAYLVRGRPDLARRGRGGVPALFLNSRGGRLSRQSAWQVLADAAERAKISAAVSPHTLRHSFATHLLEGGADVRVVQELLGHASVTTTQIYTLVTVSSLREVWAGAHPRAR; this is encoded by the coding sequence GTGACGGTGGCGGTCCGGCTCCTGGACGGTGAGATCCAGTCCTATCTGGATCACCTCGACGTGGAACGCGGCGTCGCCGCGAACACGCTGAGCTCATACCGTCGCGATCTGCGCCGCTATCAGCAGCATCTCGCCGACCGCAAGATCGACCGCCTTGCCGACGTGTCCGAATCCGATGTCAGCGATTTCGTGGTGACGCTGCGCCGGGGTGACCCCGAGCATGGCGTCCCCGAACTGTCCGCGTCCTCGGCCGCCCGCGCGTTGATCGCCGTGCGTGGTCTGCACCGGTTCGCGGCCATCGAAGGGCTGGTGCCGACGGACGTTGCCCGCGCCGTCAAACCGCCGACCCCCAACCGGCGGCTGCCCAAGAGTCTCACCGTCGACCAAGTCGAGGCCCTGTTGGCCGCCGCGGGCGGAGGCGCCACGGACGGCCCGCTCGATCTGCGCAACCGCGCGCTCCTGGAACTGCTGTATTCGACCGGTGCCCGGATCTCCGAGGCTGTGGGGCTCGATGTCGACGATGTCGATGTTCAGGCTCGTTCGGCCTTGCTCTGGGGCAAGGGCGGCAAGCAGCGGCTGGTGCCCGTGGGGCGTCCCGCGGTAGAAGCGCTCCAGGCGTACCTGGTGCGCGGCCGTCCGGACCTGGCGCGACGAGGGCGCGGCGGTGTGCCCGCCCTCTTCCTGAACTCGAGGGGTGGACGGCTCTCGCGTCAAAGCGCCTGGCAGGTACTGGCCGATGCCGCCGAACGCGCCAAGATCAGCGCGGCCGTATCGCCGCACACGCTGCGGCACTCCTTTGCAACGCACCTCCTGGAAGGCGGTGCCGACGTTCGCGTCGTGCAGGAACTGCTCGGCCATGCCTCGGTCACCACGACGCAGATCTACACGCTGGTCACCGTCAGTTCGCTGCGCGAAGTGTGGGCTGGTGCACATCCCCGCGCCCGATAG
- a CDS encoding ParA family protein yields MTDSSLDSDFPAEDGDLDLTGRPHKDIPEPRPLTSHGPAKVIAMCNQKGGVGKTTSTINLGAALAGYGRRVLLVDLDPQGALSAGLGIAHHELETTVHNLLVEPRVSVDDVLMRTRVEGLDLIPSNIDLSAAEIQLVNEVGREHSLARALHPVLDRYDYVLIDCQPSLGLLTVNALACSEGVVIPMECAFFSLRGLALLTDTVAKVRDRLNPKLSVSGIVITMFDARTLHAREVMARVIEVFGDQVFHTVITRTVRFPETSVAGEPITTWAPKSSGAQAYISLAREVIDRFES; encoded by the coding sequence GTGACGGACTCCAGTCTTGACTCCGACTTTCCCGCCGAAGACGGCGACCTTGATCTGACCGGTCGTCCTCACAAAGACATTCCCGAACCAAGGCCGCTGACCAGCCATGGTCCGGCCAAGGTCATCGCGATGTGCAACCAGAAGGGCGGGGTGGGTAAGACCACGTCGACCATCAATCTGGGCGCCGCGCTGGCCGGGTACGGCCGACGCGTCCTGCTGGTGGACCTGGACCCGCAGGGGGCGCTGTCCGCCGGTCTGGGCATCGCGCACCACGAGCTGGAGACCACGGTGCACAACCTGCTGGTCGAGCCGCGGGTATCGGTGGACGATGTCCTCATGCGCACGCGGGTCGAAGGACTGGACCTGATTCCCAGCAACATCGACCTGTCCGCGGCCGAGATTCAGCTGGTCAACGAGGTGGGCCGGGAACACTCGCTGGCCCGTGCGCTGCACCCGGTGCTCGACCGCTACGACTACGTGCTCATCGACTGCCAGCCGTCGCTGGGCCTGCTGACGGTGAACGCGTTGGCCTGCTCCGAGGGCGTCGTCATCCCGATGGAATGCGCGTTCTTCTCGCTGCGCGGTCTGGCGTTGCTCACCGACACCGTCGCCAAGGTGCGTGACCGGCTCAACCCGAAGCTGTCGGTGTCCGGAATTGTCATCACCATGTTCGATGCCCGCACCTTGCACGCGCGCGAGGTGATGGCCCGGGTCATCGAGGTGTTCGGCGATCAGGTCTTCCACACCGTCATCACTCGCACCGTCCGCTTCCCGGAGACCAGTGTGGCGGGGGAGCCCATCACCACATGGGCGCCGAAATCCTCCGGTGCCCAGGCGTATATCTCGTTGGCTCGCGAGGTAATCGACCGGTTCGAATCGTGA
- a CDS encoding segregation and condensation protein A: MPHPVETSAEHPVPDSAVPEPAAPESHGFRIRLTNFEGPFDLLLQLISQHRLDVTEVSLHQVTDEFIAYTKSLGDTYSLDEVTAFLVVAATLLDLKAARLLPSGQVDDADDLALLEIRDLLFARLLQYRAFKHVAEMFAELEAAALRSYPRAVALEERFSELLPPVHLGLDGDQFAQLAAGAFTPRPVPTVGLSHLHIPRVSVPEHAKRMVELLAERGAGQWMTFTELVAECTVPIEIVARFLGVLELYRSKAVLFEQSEPLGPLQVSWTGERPAQDDLEKAVDYT, encoded by the coding sequence GTGCCTCATCCGGTCGAGACCTCCGCGGAGCACCCGGTACCCGATTCCGCGGTCCCGGAACCGGCTGCTCCCGAATCACACGGTTTCCGGATTCGCCTCACAAACTTCGAGGGTCCGTTCGACCTTCTGCTGCAACTGATTTCGCAGCATCGACTCGATGTCACCGAGGTGTCGCTGCACCAGGTGACCGACGAGTTCATCGCCTACACCAAGTCGCTGGGCGATACCTACAGCCTGGACGAGGTCACCGCGTTCCTGGTTGTGGCGGCCACACTGCTGGACCTCAAGGCGGCGCGGTTACTGCCCTCGGGGCAGGTGGACGACGCCGACGATCTGGCTCTCCTGGAGATCCGGGACCTGCTGTTCGCGCGGCTGCTGCAGTACCGAGCCTTCAAGCACGTGGCGGAGATGTTCGCCGAACTGGAGGCCGCCGCGCTGCGTTCATACCCGCGTGCGGTGGCGCTCGAGGAGCGGTTCAGCGAGTTGTTGCCGCCGGTGCACCTGGGACTCGACGGGGACCAATTCGCCCAGCTCGCTGCCGGTGCGTTCACGCCGCGGCCGGTGCCGACGGTGGGGCTCAGCCATCTGCACATTCCCCGCGTTTCGGTGCCTGAACACGCCAAACGGATGGTTGAACTGCTGGCTGAACGCGGCGCGGGGCAGTGGATGACCTTTACCGAGCTGGTGGCCGAGTGCACGGTACCCATCGAGATCGTGGCCCGTTTCCTGGGCGTCCTCGAGCTCTACCGCTCCAAGGCGGTACTATTCGAGCAATCCGAACCGCTTGGACCGCTCCAAGTTTCATGGACCGGTGAGCGCCCGGCGCAGGATGATCTAGAAAAGGCAGTGGACTACACATGA
- the scpB gene encoding SMC-Scp complex subunit ScpB: protein MSEQTTSVEGSEESTELDVSAEPILDESDEFVAMTDEELGSTLEALLLVVDTPIGAAAVATVVAQPLDRVAEALQRISEILTDRASGIDLRETADGWRMYTRAQYAPYVEKLLLDGARSKLTRAALETLAVVAYRQPVTRSRVSAVRGVNVDAVMRTLLMRGLIAEAGTDDESGAVMFRTTELFLERLGLTSLSDLPDIAPLLPDMDVIDDLSENLGDEPRFARLDRTPTDGAGSDAAPAFTVDQD, encoded by the coding sequence ATGAGTGAGCAGACGACCTCTGTCGAGGGGTCGGAGGAGTCCACCGAGCTCGATGTCTCGGCAGAACCCATCCTGGATGAATCGGACGAGTTCGTCGCGATGACCGACGAGGAACTCGGCAGCACGCTCGAAGCGCTGTTGCTGGTGGTGGACACACCCATCGGTGCTGCAGCGGTGGCTACCGTCGTTGCGCAGCCGTTGGATCGTGTAGCCGAAGCGCTGCAACGGATTTCCGAAATTCTGACCGACCGCGCCAGCGGTATCGACCTGCGTGAGACCGCGGACGGCTGGCGCATGTACACCCGTGCCCAGTACGCCCCCTACGTGGAGAAGCTGCTGCTGGACGGCGCACGTTCCAAGTTGACCCGAGCGGCGTTGGAGACCCTTGCCGTGGTGGCCTACCGGCAACCGGTGACGCGATCTCGCGTCAGTGCCGTCCGCGGTGTGAACGTCGATGCCGTCATGCGCACGCTGCTGATGCGCGGGTTGATCGCTGAAGCCGGCACCGATGACGAGTCCGGCGCCGTGATGTTCCGCACCACCGAGCTGTTCCTGGAGCGGCTTGGGCTGACGTCGCTGTCGGATCTTCCCGATATCGCGCCGCTGCTTCCCGATATGGACGTGATCGATGATCTATCCGAGAACCTTGGCGACGAGCCGAGGTTTGCGCGACTCGACCGGACGCCCACCGACGGTGCTGGATCCGATGCCGCGCCCGCCTTTACTGTTGATCAGGACTGA
- a CDS encoding pseudouridine synthase: MSEEGIRLQKVLSQAGIASRRVAERMIFDGRVEVDGEIVTEQGRRIDPAVNVVRVDGARVIMNSELVYLALNKPYGMLSTMSDDRGRPCIGKLIEERVRSNQGVRNVGRLDAETVGLILLTNDGELTHRLMHPSYEVPKTYIATVAGTVPRGLGRQLRDGVELADGPAKIDDFKFLGTTDGQTMIQLTLHEGRNRIVRRLLDAVGHPVVELVRTKIGDVTLGNQRPGSLRALGRDEIGSLYKAVGL, translated from the coding sequence ATGAGCGAAGAAGGAATTCGACTACAAAAGGTGTTGTCGCAAGCGGGGATTGCGTCACGCCGGGTTGCCGAGCGGATGATTTTCGACGGCCGTGTCGAAGTAGACGGCGAGATCGTCACCGAGCAGGGCCGGCGAATCGATCCCGCCGTCAACGTGGTTCGCGTGGACGGTGCACGCGTGATCATGAACTCCGAACTGGTGTATCTGGCACTCAACAAGCCGTACGGGATGCTCTCCACCATGTCGGACGACCGTGGCCGCCCGTGCATCGGGAAGCTGATCGAAGAGCGGGTGCGCAGCAACCAGGGCGTCCGCAACGTCGGCCGTCTCGATGCCGAAACCGTCGGCCTGATCTTGCTGACCAATGACGGGGAGCTGACGCACCGCCTCATGCACCCGTCCTATGAGGTGCCCAAGACGTACATCGCCACGGTGGCCGGTACCGTGCCGCGCGGCCTCGGCAGACAGCTGCGCGACGGTGTGGAACTCGCCGACGGCCCCGCCAAGATCGACGACTTCAAGTTCCTCGGCACCACCGACGGCCAAACCATGATCCAGCTGACCCTGCACGAGGGTCGCAATCGCATTGTGCGCCGGCTGCTGGATGCCGTGGGGCATCCGGTGGTGGAATTGGTGCGCACCAAGATTGGCGATGTGACGTTGGGTAATCAACGTCCGGGGAGCCTGCGCGCCCTGGGCCGCGACGAGATCGGCTCGCTGTACAAGGCGGTGGGTCTGTGA
- the cmk gene encoding (d)CMP kinase — MVAIDGPSGTGKSSVAKELARQLSAAYLDTGAMYRIVTLWVLRAGVDLTDPAAIAAATGEVPMSVGSDPDVQTALLGGEDVSTPIRGAEVTGAVSAVSAVPEVRERLVRRQRELAEGSGGAVVVEGRDIGTVVLPEADVKIYLTASAQARAERRNAQNVSGGGADEYERVLADVQRRDHLDSTRAVSPLRAAQDAIEVDTSDMTQDEVVAHLLDLVRTKAGASR; from the coding sequence GTGGTGGCCATCGACGGTCCATCGGGCACCGGAAAGTCCTCGGTGGCAAAGGAACTGGCCCGACAACTGAGCGCCGCCTATCTGGATACCGGCGCGATGTACCGCATCGTGACGCTATGGGTGCTGCGCGCCGGCGTCGACCTCACCGATCCGGCGGCCATCGCCGCGGCGACCGGTGAGGTGCCCATGTCGGTGGGGTCCGATCCGGATGTGCAGACGGCTCTGCTCGGCGGAGAGGATGTGTCGACTCCCATCCGGGGGGCCGAGGTGACTGGCGCGGTCTCCGCGGTGTCCGCGGTTCCGGAGGTACGCGAGCGGTTGGTGCGACGGCAGCGTGAGCTGGCCGAGGGCAGCGGCGGCGCCGTGGTGGTGGAGGGCCGCGATATCGGTACGGTCGTCTTGCCCGAGGCCGACGTGAAGATTTATCTCACGGCATCGGCACAGGCCAGGGCTGAGCGCCGTAACGCACAGAACGTCTCGGGCGGCGGGGCCGATGAGTACGAGCGCGTGCTCGCCGACGTGCAACGCCGCGATCATCTGGACTCGACCCGGGCGGTGTCGCCGTTGCGTGCTGCCCAGGACGCGATAGAGGTCGACACCAGCGACATGACACAGGATGAGGTGGTGGCCCACCTGCTGGACCTCGTTCGCACAAAGGCAGGGGCATCCCGATGA